Proteins encoded together in one Diabrotica undecimpunctata isolate CICGRU chromosome 3, icDiaUnde3, whole genome shotgun sequence window:
- the LOC140437658 gene encoding serine hydrolase-like protein isoform X2, which translates to MTTNMKRIGEISIPVPWGHLAAKTWGEEKDPLILCFHGIMDNAGSFNRLIAQLPSTFYYVCIDLPGHGKSSPFPPHLPLHTLNFLLVYKHVTRFFKRKFVIMGHSYGGQLGFLYAQMYPECVEKLVMLDTVTMYPVASNICIDFLVSKIDIHLKICDNLNNKQAPVYTWEEALEKVQKGRNYDEIKREAAEALLERAIEPQGELYKFTLDQRMKNFVNPLRDHRLAMEGMKVNPVKCPILMVLASQNGFQLKVMEPVTKFLKKWKNVEFHMVEGSHDVHNDYPDRVSPFVNKFLLQQKGKL; encoded by the coding sequence CGAAAACATGGGGCGAAGAAAAAGATCCGCTCATACTCTGCTTTCACGGAATAATGGACAATGCTGGAAGCTTTAACAGACTTATTGCTCAATTGCCTTCCACGTTCTATTACGTGTGTATTGATTTGCCAGGACACGGAAAATCGTCGCCGTTTCCTCCTCACCTACCACTTCATACTCTAAACTTTCTTTTGGTTTATAAACACGTAACTAGATTCTTCAAGAGAAAGTTTGTGATCATGGGTCACAGTTATGGGGGCCAATTAGGCTTTTTGTACGCCCAGATGTACCCCGAGTGTGTCGAGAAACTTGTTATGTTGGATACAGTGACAATGTACCCTGTAGCAAGCAACATTTGTATAGATTTTTTAGTTTCCAAAATAGATATTCATCTTAAAATctgtgataatttaaacaataaacaaGCACCAGTTTACACATGGGAGGAAGCTTTAGAAAAGGTACAAAAAGGACGAAATTACGACGAAATAAAGCGGGAAGCTGCCGAAGCTTTATTAGAAAGGGCCATAGAGCCACAGGGAGAACTTTATAAATTTACGTTAGACCAAAGAATGAAAAACTTTGTGAATCCTTTAAGAGACCATAGGTTAGCTATGGAAGGTATGAAGGTCAATCCTGTAAAATGCCCAATATTGATGGTTTTAGCGAGCCAGAATGGATTTCAATTGAAAGTAATGGAACCTGTTACAAAGTTTTTGAAGAAATGGAAAAATGTTGAATTCCATATGGTAGAAGGCAGTCACGATGTCCACAACGATTATCCAGATAGAGTCTCCCCATTcgttaacaaatttttattacaacaGAAAGGAAAACTGTAG